The genomic DNA TATGGGACTCTGAATGTGAAAGTGTCGGGTTACGACATGACGGTGGTGGAGCATTACTCCCAGTACATCCACAACCTCTGCAACCGGCTCGGCATCAAAGTGGCAGAAAGGTGAGGATATTTAGAATCCAtaatgttcacacttggcgtcttttttttGCCAAGAAAACGTTGACTAGGGCGCaattgtagtaaaaaaaaaaaaaaaaagctgacagCGTTTTGGCTCCAAAAAGCAGCTGAGAGCagcttttgttgctataacaacagctactgcgACAGTATCCTAAAGTGctatgtggagcggtgctaaTGCTatcgttagataaaacaaagcggtggagcgagctcaagaaagaacagagagaggaagcgGTGCTACTAGCGTTAGATAAAACGAAGTGAGTTCCCCCAACCGTCATTCCCCTGTTATACAATGTAGCTCGCTGTGCTCTGACTCCAATTTTTCTCATTATGAAAACGACTACTCCGCTTGTCATTGGTCGGCTGTCGAGAAAGCGTTTGAcgtctggtgtttttttttcagaaaagttcaacttttttcaacttcaaaaagaagctccgagctgcagaaaaaaagttgGCCGTGGTGTTGAAAAAatggactttaaaaaaaaaaaaaaaaacacggtttACGCCATAGGAttgtaatgtaaaacagacgctggcagcttaAAAAAGACGcgtgtgaacatagccttaaCTGTATATCTTagctgttttttcttcttgttgttACTAATGATGTCAGAAGGTAAAACTGGAAGATATGTGTAGCTCCGTTATGGAGTTGGTTACTTCATATGGTACATAGCAGGCTGACAATAAGGCCTGGAGCAGTTTATTTGAAATTACTTCACACTGATGTGATTTGAAAGTGCATAGAAGTACTTATAATGTctaacctttttttgttttttgtatatttattacTGCAAAATAGCAGTGCCTGTATTTCCAACCAAACAAACCAACTAACTAACTATAGACTGGTATGTCTGATTGTAACTCCATAAAAGAATCAAGAAACTCAACACAATGTCAGTCACTTATAGAATAGAATTCTGTGTTGTCATTGTACAGGATACAATGAAATTGGATGGCATTCCTCTTGGtgctttgcaaataaataaaatagaatttaaaaacaaacaacaaaaataagaatGTAAAAGCAATATAGTGTCCAGCCATTCTCAACCCCTCCCTCCCACATACCCCACATACCCGCAATCTCACTACTCACGTTATTTAGGACATTTCAGTTTTCAGGTGAAATTCATGCAGGCGAACAGCAACGGTactatatatgtaatataataataatataaattagGATCAATGAGCTTTTCCGATTGTGAAGAATAGTATGTTTacaatttttaaaagaaaaagtccaTAGCTGCATATTATCgtacaattattttttgttttttttcacctgcAGCTATGCTTTGCCGACCAAGAGCACAGAGGTCATGCTAATGCAAGAGCAAGGCACCAAGATGTATGTTGATGCCGTCCTGAAGACTCATGAGCGAGTCGTCCAGGTAAATGTTTCCTTCTGGATCGGTTGCTGCGTGCCTTGTCTGAAGACCTGACCATTGAAGCGTTTTATTTATTCGTTTATCTAGTTGAGCCGTCTGGACACTACAGTGTGTCCCGTTTTCATGGACGTTCTTTTGAAGAATCAACCGGAGGGAGTTGAGCTCTCTGTGAAGGAGGTGAGTTAGTGCTGGCACATTACACTGAAGCACGATCCTGGAAAAGATGTGGAAAATCAGTATGTAAATAGTTTTGGATAGGCCACCCCTTGATTTAGTTTTTCCTGTAAACCTGTGTTGGAATTTAGGTTCAGGTTAACTTAGGTTGTTGGTCAGTTAGTTAACATAACACTAACTAGCCAAATGTATGTGGACATCCAAGACATTACACCCATATGTTGTGATTTTGACATTTACATTATACAGAAGGAATGACTTCATCGCTCACAACCTGTTTCAATGTTCATACGGCcacctgactattgtttaaagATAGACTTGAAAAATTGTAAACCTATCCTtttaaaaggacaattctggcgcaaaatgaacctaggggttaataacacgtgtaccgagtcgaccatcctctgggatttgttttcatgctaatcgaatgtgaccagttttatcgctaaccgctaattagcttataacgctagtcgccGGGGCAcgcaaaagtaaaaagaaatcgctatttctataccactaacaaggctcaaaatagcaccacacttccacggtagcataatgagggtccctacatgtaaaccgaagcatgaGAACTTTAAAAGTGTACAGTTGAACGACGAAcgctgtgcaaccagtaaccagtaacatagctcaagcgcGGCGTTCAGCGTTCGACTGATCGTGACCGTTTACCCAAGATGGAGCCCGCGTGTATACGTGAACGATAGTcttttataaactatcttttcaTCTGTACACttaaagttctcaatgcttcggtttacatgtagggaccctcattatgctccCGTGTGGTgctaagtgtggtgctattttgagccttgttagtggtatagaaatagcgatttctttttacttttgtgtgccccgacgactagcgttataagctaattagcggtttgcgataaaactggtcataTTCGATTAGCAAGAAaacatcccagagaacggtcgactccgtacacgtgttattaacccctaggatCATTtagcgccggatttgtcctttaattgGAACTAAGAGGCTAAGCATAAACCATGGAAAAACAAACCCAAAGTATGCAAAGTCAGgtgtgtccacatacttttagCCATATAGTGTATATGAATAAGAACTCAAATTAAACACCTATTGATTATGCAAGCCCTTTAGTGGTCAGCAAAAATGCCATTTGACCACAAGCAACCTCTGTATTTGAACACATAAGTAACCTCTCCCCTCCCTGTTTCTCTTTCAGCACACAGAGGCTGATTTCCAGGCTCGGTTCAAGGGCCGTCCAGAGCTGGAGGGGCTCATCGCTCAGATGAGCCATTAGGACCTGTGACCTTCTCAAGTTTGAAATCTATGTGACGCGCTACACCTCGTTTACctgttcaatttatttatttcctggCATTTCATTACTGAATGCCGTTAAAAGTGATCATTTGCATTGAAATGTAACAGTACACATTTGACATTCTTTTGTGacctctgcaaaataaaacactgcatTTTCCCCCAACTTAAGGCATCGTTATATTAAGTGCTTCAATTCTGTTCCTTgagagtaaatgtttgtacaaaaataaatgtattcctACCTCAGACGCttgcattgttaaaaaaaaaggaataatgcAGAGAATGTCCAATCTTTTTCTTGTAAATTTGTACGTGTTTTTCCATGTAATTTGCCACTTTCACTTCAGAGAATATCCAAGTTTTTTCTCCTAAATTTATGACTCAAATCTCAAATTCTGGGTTTTTTCTCAGAATATTACCCTCTTCCCCCGGCTCtgttatatcattttttttcctgctatgGCCCTAATGTGCCGTTGTACTTTACAGTTCATCGGTTTAAGGGACAACGTACTTTACCTCCTGAGTCAGTCGCTTTTTAGATAACTCGCTTTAGGGTTTTATATGCAGTCTGAGGAAGCTGCAACCAAAAATGAAAAGTAACCGGTGtaacatgtttttgtaatatttttttgtaaatagtaCCGTAGGTGAGGAAATGTAGTAAAACGCTTTCCGTTTCACATAAATGTTAAATCTGTAGAAAAGGAACTGAATCTGAATTAAAAAGTATATAGATTTGGCTTTTTTTGCTGCAGTCACAAGACAAGTTAAACTTAAGGACAGAAGTTtaacaaggaaaaaaaacaatgaaacaggAGCAAAATAAGTCGCATGCAAGTTAAAACCATGTCAATCATACATAGAAACTTGacactatactgactttttttcaaaataccatactatgacttttgtgacTTTTCTCCGCCATACTACAGTGCATAAAGAAAGTAAGTATTCACAGCGCTTCACTTTTTCCACATTTCATTATGTTACAGCCTTATTCCAAAATggattaaatcttttttttttcatcaaactttttttttttttttaaatgtttgcaaaTGTATTAGAAATAAAGAACGAAAATATAATATGTGCATAAGTATTCACAGCCTTTACTCAATACTTTGTTGTAGCACCTTTGGCAGCAATTACAGCCTCAAGTATTTTGGAATATGAAGCCACAAGCTTGGCAC from Sander vitreus isolate 19-12246 chromosome 19, sanVit1, whole genome shotgun sequence includes the following:
- the mrpl48 gene encoding large ribosomal subunit protein mL48 isoform X1, encoding MNAVFRKLQVSVTQQACVLNQALALCRATPSIQHPVWASVSERQYKSMPTHGIGRWRHLLPKEVPKKKKDKHQMKEIMAETDTTYGTLNVKVSGYDMTVVEHYSQYIHNLCNRLGIKVAESYALPTKSTEVMLMQEQGTKMYVDAVLKTHERVVQLSRLDTTVCPVFMDVLLKNQPEGVELSVKEHTEADFQARFKGRPELEGLIAQMSH
- the mrpl48 gene encoding large ribosomal subunit protein mL48 isoform X2, yielding MNAVFRKVSVTQQACVLNQALALCRATPSIQHPVWASVSERQYKSMPTHGIGRWRHLLPKEVPKKKKDKHQMKEIMAETDTTYGTLNVKVSGYDMTVVEHYSQYIHNLCNRLGIKVAESYALPTKSTEVMLMQEQGTKMYVDAVLKTHERVVQLSRLDTTVCPVFMDVLLKNQPEGVELSVKEHTEADFQARFKGRPELEGLIAQMSH